A segment of the Pedobacter faecalis genome:
TGGCCGCATTTCTTTCAACGCCACCTCGAACATGTCAAGGCCACCTAAACCAGCGTGTCCCGTAGAAGCAAAATAGAGTGTGTTATCTTTATCAAAATAGGGGAACATTTCGTCTCCCTCCGTATTGATCTTCTTACCCAGGTTCACAGGTCTCGTCCACTGCCCATAGCCCGAACGCACGCAGTAATAAAGGTCAGAGCCACCATAACCACCCGGACGGTCGGATGAGAAGATCAGAATATTTCCATCTTTACTTAGTGTCGGGTGACCAGTAGAAAACTCATCGCCATTGTAGGGGAACTCCGTAATCTTACCCAGATTCTTGCCCGAAACGGTATAGAGTTTCAGCTTGTTTATACCTTCTTTGCTAGTTCGGGTACGGCCCTTATAGTAATTGTTACGGGTAAAAATAATGGAGCCGTCAGGAAATGCCGCTGCCGAGCCATCGTGAAATTTCGAGTTAAGGGCTCCCTTCAACAGTGTAAGATTAAGCCCCTCCTCCAGGATCAAGCCCAGGGTATCGCGCTCGAGCGAAGTATTATACTGGCCAAGGGTTTTCGTGTCATTGCTTGTCGGAGCAGTATCATCATCATTGAACCGGTAAAGCCTGTTGTCCTTATTCTGGGCTATCGCCATAATACTGTCGGGATCTACCACCTTAACGGCAGAAAGGGTAGGGACAACATATAAACTGCTGAAAGGCGTATTGTCCCATTGAAATATGCGCCGCGATAATTTCTTAGTCTGCCTGTTGCTCGTGAAAATCAATCCGCCATTATAAAAGGCCGGAGAATAGTCCGAACCCTGGGAGTTCAGGTTAGTAAAACCAAGCTTCCAATTGCCAATATTCTTATTAAGCTGGTTCAGGTTCGAACTCGCAAAAGCAGCAGCGCGCTTGTCGGTCGGAATCATGCTGAAATATTTCCTGTACCAACCTTCCGAACGTTCATATTGCTGATTATTAGCCAGTGCTTCCGCATAGTGAAGCGCCCATTCCGGTTTCAGGTTTTTTTGCCGGCTCAACTTTTCGTACCAGAACAAAGATTCCTGGTAATTTTTAATCATCCGGTAGCTATAGGCGATCATTTCCTGCGCCCGCACATTACCAGTGTCCGCCTTTAGCACGGAAGAAAGCTCCTTAATTGCCGATATATATCTGAACGCGTTGAATTCCGTGGTTGCTTTACTTAAATTGACATTACCAGACTGGGAAAAAACGGACGAACCCGAAACAAGCAGGAATACAAGAAGCAATAATTTATTTAAAGTCAATTTCATAGTCTAAAAATATCTTGGAGATAGTATTCTGCCGCCGCCAAAACCGAATTCATACCTCAGCATGATTTCGTGGCTACCGGAATTGAAATTTCTCAAAGCAGTTGTACTGTAATCATAGCTATATCCAATTCTGATCTGAGGGCTCGCCTGCACTTCAATAAGGCCGGCAATATCTGCACTTGTACGATATTGTGCGCCTATGCCCACCACATCCTTAATCCAAAGCGTAGCATTGATGTCGGCTTCAACCGGAGCACCCTTTACACCCTT
Coding sequences within it:
- a CDS encoding OmpA family protein; the encoded protein is MKLTLNKLLLLVFLLVSGSSVFSQSGNVNLSKATTEFNAFRYISAIKELSSVLKADTGNVRAQEMIAYSYRMIKNYQESLFWYEKLSRQKNLKPEWALHYAEALANNQQYERSEGWYRKYFSMIPTDKRAAAFASSNLNQLNKNIGNWKLGFTNLNSQGSDYSPAFYNGGLIFTSNRQTKKLSRRIFQWDNTPFSSLYVVPTLSAVKVVDPDSIMAIAQNKDNRLYRFNDDDTAPTSNDTKTLGQYNTSLERDTLGLILEEGLNLTLLKGALNSKFHDGSAAAFPDGSIIFTRNNYYKGRTRTSKEGINKLKLYTVSGKNLGKITEFPYNGDEFSTGHPTLSKDGNILIFSSDRPGGYGGSDLYYCVRSGYGQWTRPVNLGKKINTEGDEMFPYFDKDNTLYFASTGHAGLGGLDMFEVALKEMRPLSDPKNMGAPINSSKDDFGMIVNEDGKGGFLSSNRRGNDDIYTFRKSTYSIVFQGTIRDGRTRLPLAGSRLLMHHLDGTDTIRAGSKGEFKRELPREMDYEVTAQKLGYINQIGFVSSIGITQDSVINRDIYLFKTENIQQYVLNNCDSLKRVFAVQNIYYDLDRSDIRPDARPALDELVSLMNKYPEITIIASSHCDSRASEAYNRSLSLRRAESSKSYLVSRGISPSRIKVEYYGKTRLVNRCYDGVPCSEADQQLNRRTEFDVILNGVNITRQNCNDK